CGCACGCGGTGATGTCATGGTCGTCCGAATCTACGGGCGTGCTCGGCCATGGCGTTGGTGAAGCATTCTCGGGGGGCTTGGATGATGCCTGCGCCGATTTGGCCGCCGTCGCGGCCGGCGAGGCCGACGTCCATGACGGGCAGGGTGTTGGTGGTCAGGACTTTGCGGGCGTCGATGCCGGTGGGGGTGCCGCGGAAGGCGAACAGCGGGATGCGGTAGGTGCTGTTTTCGCCGTGGGTGATGGTGTACATCTGGCGGTTGCGTTCGATCATGATGTCCGGGGAGCCGCCCTGGTATTCCTGCAGCGACAGCGCGCAGGCCTGGGCGAAGCCGCCGAGTCCGATGGTTTCGGTGATCGGGGATTCCCCGCCCATCCAGGTGATCTCGTCGTCGGTGTGCCCGGCGAACAGCTTGCCCTGGTGGATCGGTGGTGGGCCCTGGAACCATTGCTCACCCAGGCCGGCGAGTTTGATGGCGAACCCGCGGCAGGAGAACGCCATCGCCGAGACCAGGGTGGAGCCGGGCACGGCCATGGCGTCGGCGCAGGCTTTGGCCGCGGCCATCGACAGGCGCAGGAAGAAGTAGTCGTTTTCGGCCAGGTGCAGCATGGTCTGGCGCACCCCGGGCACACCGTCGGCGACCATGTCCAAGATCGCGGGCAGGATCTCGCGGTTGAACAGGATGGAGGCCGCGGCGTTGCGGGAGTGCACCTCATCGCCCATGCGCAGGGCGCGCGCGATCAGCGGTTTGAGCGCGATACCGCCCTGGCGGCGGATGGCCTCACCGACCACCGGGGCGAGCACGGTGTTGACGTGTTCGAGGCGCTGGTGCACACCGGCGTCGTAGCAGCCGTAGTTGAGGCGGCGGGGTTCT
This genomic window from Mycolicibacterium goodii contains:
- a CDS encoding DUF1116 domain-containing protein — protein: MSTDLAATRIDIEAANAEAFARLDAADPWVIDVRPAREVLPGYRDNLVLTSGAPMPWPAYTGGQREALIGGALFEGLAQTREQAITGFDEGTIEVGACHDHGAVGSLAGIYTASMPVFVVENRTHGNLGFCNFYEGKEPRRLNYGCYDAGVHQRLEHVNTVLAPVVGEAIRRQGGIALKPLIARALRMGDEVHSRNAAASILFNREILPAILDMVADGVPGVRQTMLHLAENDYFFLRLSMAAAKACADAMAVPGSTLVSAMAFSCRGFAIKLAGLGEQWFQGPPPIHQGKLFAGHTDDEITWMGGESPITETIGLGGFAQACALSLQEYQGGSPDIMIERNRQMYTITHGENSTYRIPLFAFRGTPTGIDARKVLTTNTLPVMDVGLAGRDGGQIGAGIIQAPRECFTNAMAEHARRFGRP